A window of Solanum stenotomum isolate F172 chromosome 9, ASM1918654v1, whole genome shotgun sequence genomic DNA:
CAAACATGGCAAGGTCACAGGGAATAGATACGACAGAATTAATATATAATGAAGGCTTATCCACATTTGCAATAACAAATTTTATAGGTTCGTCTCTGATGGTAACAACGTCctcttcattattattatcttcaTTTTTAGCCTCTTCATTGCAACCATTAACCACAACAAGTCGGGAGAAAGAATTTAACAGATCATTAGGGGCAATGGAAAGTTCAATAAGCTTGTTGGATGTATCGAGAGGATTTGAATCTTCGTACCTATTAGACAGTTCATCAAACATCTTGCACACATTGGTATTGCTTTTACATTCTGATTGATCACCATGAACATGTGAGTTGGTTATGTTGCTCGATTGTGGATGAATATATGTGTGCCTGTACATCTGACTCACCGAAACTCGACAAAATATCCTCACAACGATTTTGGTTCTCAGTCACGTAGGTTACCTGCCTGAGATTGTGGAATCTCTTTGCCGCGGATTCATATCATTTCTCTTTAAATTGAATTCTCACCTTATCAGCGAAATGCAGCGGCCAATTCGTTAATTGATTATTCCTAAATAAACACTAGTACCATTGAAATGCTTCACCATCAAGGTAGTACGATACCACCATAAGTTTCTGATCTTCCTCAATTTTATAGAAATCGAATTAATACTCCGCTTGGACTATCCAAGCCTCCAGATTCTCGCCTCGAAACTGCCATAGTTTGGTGTCCATAATTGTGTTTAGGGGTTCAGAAGAGGTCCTATCCTTTTCCTTCAAAACTTCCAGCAACATTGAACGAAATTCAGCGAGATCTTTAGAGATAGAATTCTTTAGTTCTAGGATTGAATCATCAACGAAAGCTTTGAGTACTTTTTGGTCCTCCATTAGAGACACCTCTGGATGAAAGCACCAATGAAACAAACCCGATTTCTCAATACAGATACATAAACATTATATTCATTGATAACcaaattataataacaacacTTGAATTACAAAGAGAAGTAGTGAAATAACAAGTAACTAAAGATAGAGATAAGAATGGGGATGAGAAGTTAAGACTCTAGAAAGAAGATGAGAGGAAAAGACAGTTTCTTCATAATACGCATAATCCTCCAAAAACCGCAGATGACAACCATTTAAAGTCTACTCAACCTAGATCCCAAGCAAAACAAGTATTGGGCCGTCTAATTCTTGGGTCTCTTTGTGGTTTAGTCTCAAGCCCAGCAACTTGGCCAGCCGTGTTCACAACACATGTGTACTCATAATCATATATGTCAACGTTCATGAACATTCAAACACTTGTTTGATACACTGTACATTATCATAACTCACAACTTCttcaataatatttacaaaacagTGATAACATAAATGAGTATTcggtataaataataattgaagtAAGAATAAGgaacaaaataatagaaaaaatataaataataattgaagtAAGAATAAGGAACAAAACAATTAATGGAAGTTCTAACTTTCATAAATGTGGAAGTTACAGGAACATGCTCTGAAActgtattttttaaaagtcttcataaaaaataatttatcgcgattaaattttatgtattttggaATCAAATGTTTTCtcatttaaataagtttaattaGCAAACtctagaaaattgaaaaaatatatcctCATAACACCTAAAAATAGGACTCTGTTAGTtacaatataaattattttgcaGAAATAGGACTTTGTTAGTTACCATATAAATTGTTTTACAGAAATCCGTCAAATTGTTTTAAAGAAGGAGCCCTAAATgtggtaaaaaattatttataatctataTAAATTGTTTTATAGGAATAGAAACTCAAATTAGATTGAATAAATAACCATCATcatgattaagaaaaaaatgtttaaaatgttAAACAAGTTAACAAATTCAATAACCTAAAAATGTATACAAaagtaagtatttttttaatttttttttatgacaagggaaacccgcaattgctaccctttgggtgctcACAGGGTAAaaaccccgctcctatgcaatagctcgcaaaccacataggagaggtaacccgcactaggcaagtaAAATAGCACAACTTGCTAtatcttaaaaaatatgttgaaaatattaaaaatacctAAATACTAGTATAAAATGAAactcaaaatgtgaaaaaaggtAATTCTTAAGATATGTTTTTTAAGTAAAagctataaaaaaattaaaaggtaattaaataattaacaaattgTTGTCTTAAACTTACACATGTATTTCTATTGTGCTGCCATTCGACTTACATATATGTTAAAGTTTCTTcctatttattatatatatactagtaaaattacgCGGGAGTTTAATATCacggaatttaaaaaataatatttaaaatctatcGGTCAATAAAACtgaaacactatattatcttacatacaagattacatagaaacaaacattaatagtgtaaaagaaaataaaaagtataacatcttatcatttatccttaataacataagcataaattaatgactgtaaaaatacatacaaGTATTTGTAGCATAAGCAATGGTGTAGTGAGTCACTCAATAGGAGCAAAGTacatgaatatttaattgtgcagaaaaagaagaagtagtAGTAATAGTTTAgaattttggttttttttttaaatgagaggaaatccctctatttatagacaacaaagggtagtgtgaacaaatatttattataccttatcggaaaggtcacaactatttggaaaaattgcaacccttcaaaaatgtcacaacctttcatagaagtcacaatttttcataaaagtcgcaactcttcattaaagtcgcaacttttcataaaagtcacaacttttcgtGAAATGGGAAAACTAGTttggaaataattaaattaaaagagaattttggtttgtggtggcgccacgtaggcgggcctagggttctcttttatatatatataaaatacaatattttttttaaaaaaataattaaaaactcaCCCGACCCGATTAGCCCGCTAAATGAGGTAGAAAATTGGGCCGAACATCTTTTCCCCTCTCCAAACCCGACCCGAATGACAGCCATACTGGGCTAGGGCAATTGATGAATTCCCTGGATATTAGGGCTGAATTCTTCTCTACCTGTAATTTTGCAACTCCCTTTGTTGCTAGACATGTAATTGTATATGGTTTCTTTCGATATTCACACAATTAATTTCCATCGCATGAAAACCCCTTTTTCTTGGAGTTGATAAAAATCCTCTTTTGCATTTGAAAAGCTAATTGGGAAGTAAACAAACATAAGGACATTGTCtgatgttttcattttttttcttgagtttttgCTAGATGTGTGGAAAGGTATCCTTTTTAGTATCGTTATGATAAGCAGGGGAAGGTGTGTGCAGCGTTTATTTAGTGTTGATCATCAAAATTGGTGGATTCATTCTTTAATGGCGTTTACATCATCTACCTTTTCCGTTGGACCTAAAGATTCTTCCTTTGTATTATCTAACAAGGGGTATAATCAGATTTTGTCATGTGTTAAGTTTTTATCTACCTCCGTTGATCCAAAGGGTGGTGGAGGAAAATACCCTTTTAACAATGCGGCGGCGATGGGTCTCAGGCTTTGGGgttgctcttcttcttcttctaatgaTTCAAATATAAGTTGTGCGGGTAGTAACAATAAGTATATGAATGGATTTCAGGTTTTTGCTCCACCTCATCCGATTTTGGTACAGGATGAGGAGGAAGCTAGTACTAGTAGTGCTACTAAGCATTCTGACATTAACAATGATCCATCTCACAGAGGAAGCTCTGCTGGCTTCTTTAACCAGGATTTACATGATAAAATCGTTGTAGCTGTTGATGTTGATGAAGGTACTTGAAACTAAACTTTCCCTTTAAATGTAGGGTTGTTACAATTGTGGCTAATGCCTGCATCAGGGTAGCTAGCAAGAAACCCCTTTTGATGAAAAGTTACATATGCATAGATGCTGAACCCTAATAGTACATTATCAACATTTTTGTGTAGTTCTGTAATCCTGCTTATCTAAAACACATATGATTGCAAACTTACTTGTCCTATCCACATAATATTGGCGGTTCTGATTTTCATTCACTATCTTTTCCTtgtaattcttattttttagaaatttgtGTTATGTCTCTAAATATTAAATGATTGTGTGTGCTACCTGTCATccttatatgtttttatttgctGGTTTGCAGTCCTTGGGAACTTTGTTTCAGCCCTCAACGAATTTGTTGCAGATCGTTACTCATCATATCAGTCGGTGTCCGAGTATCATGTATATGAGTTCTTCAAGGTACCATGCTTATCAATTGTGTTGCGTTTTGTTTGGTATCTCACAAGATGACTATGGCTTTTGGTGCTTTTCACCTTTGATAACACTGAATATAACTAAAAGCTCAGCGCCCTGGAATGGTTTTACCTATATCGTCCAATCATTTGATGGAACTGATGAGAACAGAAAGTGCCCTCTCCTACCCAATTTGGAAGAAGATttataatgttatttatatactaTTGTATATGGGAAATGGACAATttgataacttttttttttgtaaggattaaaaaaagaagttggAGTGCTAAATCTCCTGGTGCCTGATCTATCTAAGAGCACAAGAAATagtttattatataaaaataggtgccacatgaattttttttgtagtattaAGTCTTTTAGGGAAGTGGACACAGTTTGATGAAGTTCGAAAAAGGGAAGGAGAACTATTTTTTTATAGGACAGATGGATGAGAAGATATCATATCAAATATAAGGTTAAATTGAGAGTTCAGTCCTcctttataaaataaagttgagaGTTCAATCCCATTCCCCATCCTGCTGTGATGGTGGGCTTGCTTCTCCCTCTCTGAATTCAAAATTGATAGACGCAGCATGAGAAGAAGGTGGCAGATGAataacaattcaacatgaacaCAGGCGTTCAAGAATCTCAGTAGATACACTTAAGATGACAAAGTAGTTATTGGGATTCTGGTACTTTTtattgtgagaaatatatgagaagaatattattgaattgttgtgttatgtctacattattacattaagaccctatttatagaccctagaatacaatcctttaccaagtaggatactatttagtattcctatttctatttctattcctattcctattctaataggattgtataaacctatttctattctaataggattgtataaacctattcatattcaaacactccccctcaagctagtgcatacaattcatgtacctagcttgttacaaatgtaattaacacgaggaccgatgaggggcttggtgagatatctgcaagttgatcactcgacttcacaaaattgacaataaaTTTCAATGTGCTTgatcttctcatgaaatactgaatttgatgcataatgccgataaaacacagagtgataaaattacagtgttggaacttcccaaaccaagcttgcAAAGACTGTTTCAGACTATAGAGTGACTTATGTAAtcaacat
This region includes:
- the LOC125877795 gene encoding uncharacterized protein LOC125877795 produces the protein MISRGRCVQRLFSVDHQNWWIHSLMAFTSSTFSVGPKDSSFVLSNKGYNQILSCVKFLSTSVDPKGGGGKYPFNNAAAMGLRLWGCSSSSSNDSNISCAGSNNKYMNGFQVFAPPHPILVQDEEEASTSSATKHSDINNDPSHRGSSAGFFNQDLHDKIVVAVDVDEVLGNFVSALNEFVADRYSSYQSVSEYHVYEFFKIWKCSRDEADIRVHEFFKTSYFKTGIHPIPGSQQTLQKLSRFCNLSIVTSRQNAIKDHTIEWIERHYPGLFQEMHFGNHFALNGQSIAKSDICRSLGANVLIDDNPRYAIECAEVGIKVLLFDYENSYPWSKSESLNGHPMVKKVHNWGEVEHQLASWIVPTNSSPK